In Humulus lupulus chromosome 7, drHumLupu1.1, whole genome shotgun sequence, the following are encoded in one genomic region:
- the LOC133791991 gene encoding uncharacterized protein LOC133791991 — translation MVIVEEEEQSRVMEATNGKEEPQEGDYKVAQQDDIDLQKDKDRFELKVQIILQEIHEDFYGDHAGEKPSSDGIETGLDLVHLIEKEDAERSKRERKEFEEREKAWLEAMEMKRKKMEEEEEEYGEQRKKALDKESRKQQLEIAGCSTYMGEQEYESTILELKAVAASSGLEIFMIFDNFLPVDKIYLFDCQRVKELNYLVLKCLAERTLADRYQVMMSGGDGYDSRSKSLLLLAVMIFRLDAYDLPIAMERGVCVITNMGAMDPSGAQEKVVEIASSLGLNVSVGVAYEVSVGKASSRSPHEKSHSMEGGISTYLGAAPIVECLEKHQPNVVIAYRVADAALFLAPMIYELGWNWDNLELLAQGSLAGHLRECGCQLTGRYFMHPGDKYRDMSMSQLLDLSHPYAEISSDGRVCVAKAEHSGGVLNLSTCAQKLLYEIGDPSSYVTPDVIIDLQNVSFSPLLSCKVLCVGAKSSAGSIPKKLLQLIPKDCGWEGWGEISYGGYECVKRAKTTKFLVRSWLEEILPGINSSVFSYIIGVDSLKATSIGDDASSSAASNDVRLRMDGLFELKEHGVQFTRDVTTLYTNGPAGGGGISVGHKREVILEKQLLNREHVAWKTSIKSTVTKSNPPRISHENLIKTPVSQGSVEDVSFFESDISPAHCNLWDEFN, via the exons ATGGTCATAGTCGAAGAAGAAGAGCAGTCTCGGGTAATGGAAGCTACGAATGGGaaggaagaacctcaagaaggagaTTACAAGGTCGCCCAACAAGACGACATTGATCTGCAAAAAGACAaagatagatttgagctcaaag TGCAGAttatcttgcaagaaatacacgaagacTTCtatggagaccatgctggggaaAAACCTAGCTCTGATGGTATTGAGACAGGACTCGATCTT GTACACTTGATAGAGAAGGAAGATGCGGAGAGGTCCAAGAGGGAGAGGAAGGAGTTCGAGGAGAGGGAGAAGGCCTGGCTCGAGGCCATGGAgatgaaaaggaagaagatggaagaagaagaagaagaatatgggGAACAACGAAAGAAGGCACTGGACAAAGAATCTCGGAAACAGCAA TTGGAAATTGCTGGATGCTCAACATACATGGGTGAACAAGAGTATGAATCTACG ATATTAGAGTTGAAGGCAGTGGCTGCGTCGTCTGGTTTGGAGATCTTTATGATATTCGACAATTTCCTTCCAGTGGACAAGATCTATTTGTTCGACTGTCAAAGAGTGAAAGAACTTAATTATCTTGTACTCAAATGCCTAGCAGAACGCACCCTTGCTGATCGATATCAGGTTATGATGTCAGGAGGTGATGGTTACGATTCAAGGAGTAAGTCTCTGTTGCTTTTAGCGGTTATGAT TTTCAGATTGGATGCGTATGATTTACCTATAGCTATGGAAAGGGGAGTTTGCGTAATCACAAACATGGGTGCAA tggatccATCTGGTGCGCAGGAAAAAGTTGTAGAAATAGCTAGCAGCCTGGGACTGAATGTATCTGTTGGTGTTGCTTATGAGGTTTCTGTTGGCAAAGCAA GTTCGAGATCACCTCATGAGAAATCACATAGCATGGAAGGT GGTATTAGCACATATCTTGGAGCAGCTCCCATTGTTGAATGTTTGGAAAAGCACCAACCTAATGTAGTAATAGCTTATCGTGTTGCAGATGCTGCCTTATTTTTGGCGCCAATG ATATATGAACTGGGTTGGAACTGGGACAATTTAGAACTTCTAGCACAGGGGTCTCTGGCTGGCCATCTTCGGGAGTGTGGTTGTCAACTTACTGGGAGATACTTCATGCATCCAG GTGACAAATATCGGGACATGTCTATGTCTCAGCTCCTTGATTTGTCACATCCTTATGCTGAAATAAGTTCTGATGGAAGAGTATGCGTAGCAAAGGCAGAACATAGTGGTGGGGTCTTAAATTTAAGTACTTGTGCTCAAAAACTTCTATACGAAATTGGGGACCCCAGTAGCTATGTCACCCCTGATGTG ATTATTGATCTTCAGAATGTTTCATTCTCTCCCTTGTTAAGTTGCAAGGTTCTTTGTGTTGGAGCAAAATCCTCTGCTGGTTCGATCCCTAAAAAACTTCTGCAATTGATTCCAAAG GACTGTGGTTGGGAAGGATGGGGTGAGATATCTTATGGAGGATATGAATGTGTTAAACGTGCAAAGACTACAAAATTCCTG gTCAGATCATGGTTGGAAGAAATATTGCCTGGCATCAACAGTTCTGTATTTTCTTATATAATTGGCGTCGATAGTCTGAAAGCAACTAGCATTGGTGATGACGCTTCATCTTCAGCCGCTAGTAATGATGTAAGGTTGCGTATGGATGGATTATTTGAGCTGAAAGAACATGGAGTCCAATTTACTAGAGACGTTACAACATTATATACCAATGGACCAGCTGGTGGTGGTGGTATCAG TGTTGGACACAAGAGAGAGGTCATTCTTGAAAAACAACTG CTCAATCGGGAACATGTTGCTTGGAAGACATCCATAAAGAGCACTGTAACAAAATCAAATCCTCCA